The following are encoded together in the Candidatus Methylomirabilota bacterium genome:
- a CDS encoding 50S ribosomal protein L11 methyltransferase, giving the protein MSAASYWELALPVSGDVAEGITNFLWELGALGVVEEQASGEEPRLRAFFPGHLDAQRLHARMSDYIGGLRALGFAAPGAPRVAPVAEANWAEAWREHFRPLRVGRRLLVAPPWDVPAVPGRLAIVIEPGRAFGTGHHGSTAGCLEALETIIGKRPPRAAIDLGTGSGILAIAAARLGVGRILAVDDDPDAVACATANIALNRVAERIACMTADAGALTTDPAPLVLANLLSAAHRRLAAAYARYVAPGGRLVLGGLLDGEAAGLGPALRAQGFAPGAARSVDGWTTLELRRTG; this is encoded by the coding sequence ATGAGCGCGGCTTCGTATTGGGAGCTCGCCCTTCCCGTCTCCGGCGACGTCGCCGAAGGGATCACCAACTTCCTCTGGGAGCTGGGCGCGCTCGGGGTCGTCGAGGAGCAGGCCTCCGGTGAGGAGCCGCGGCTGCGGGCGTTCTTTCCGGGCCACCTCGACGCGCAGCGCCTCCACGCGCGCATGAGCGACTACATCGGCGGACTGCGCGCGCTGGGCTTCGCGGCTCCGGGCGCGCCGCGCGTGGCGCCGGTCGCGGAGGCGAACTGGGCCGAGGCCTGGCGCGAGCACTTTCGGCCGCTGCGCGTCGGGCGCCGCCTGCTGGTGGCGCCGCCGTGGGACGTCCCGGCGGTCCCCGGGCGGCTGGCGATCGTCATCGAGCCGGGCCGCGCCTTCGGCACCGGACATCACGGCAGCACCGCAGGCTGTCTCGAAGCGCTCGAGACGATCATCGGCAAGCGCCCACCGCGCGCGGCGATCGATCTGGGCACGGGTTCCGGCATCCTGGCCATCGCGGCGGCGCGACTGGGCGTGGGGCGGATCCTGGCGGTGGACGACGATCCCGACGCGGTGGCCTGCGCGACCGCCAATATCGCACTCAACCGCGTAGCCGAGCGCATCGCCTGCATGACGGCCGACGCCGGCGCGCTCACGACGGACCCGGCACCGCTGGTGCTCGCCAATCTGTTGTCGGCCGCCCACCGGCGCCTGGCGGCCGCCTACGCGCGCTACGTCGCCCCCGGCGGCAGGCTCGTCCTGGGCGGCCTGCTCGACGGCGAGGCGGCCGGCCTCGGCCCCGCGTTGCGCGCGCAGGGCTTCGCGCCGGGGGCCGCCCGGTCTGTGGACGGCTGGACCACCCTCGAGCTCCGCCGCACAGGATGA